Sequence from the Balearica regulorum gibbericeps isolate bBalReg1 chromosome 15, bBalReg1.pri, whole genome shotgun sequence genome:
AAACATTTACTTCTCGACTCCCATGAGCTAGTTACAGCGACGTAGGACGCTACCTGGCCGCAGGACGCTCCGCCAGCTGTTTGCTCGCTCCCTGCACACCCTGCCGCTGCAATAACTATCTCCTTCCCAGCAACTTTCGCTCCCAGAACTCAcatcaaacagatttttgtagaatttattaataatttgatttctccctggagaaggTGTTCCCATTTAAGGACAGTAAACCGTATCAGCCACATTAAAACTTGCTTTAGATACAGTCCCCACCTTAAGGAGCCTAAACCCAAGCATTTCATCCTTCTGCTAGTTACAAGTTAGGgggttggcttttttcctttagtgGAACATGGGACACCGTTTTGAGCTAGTTTTAAGGCTTAACCAGCTACAAACCACCCCTGTACAACTACACTCCTGCGACCGGGCTTTGGCTCTCCGCGACTTTGGCTGTTTTTTACACAGAGAGCGTAGGGCTGTCCCATGCCCAGCTCTGTTCACGCAGCAGCAAGCAGTCCTACGCACGTACAGGTGCTTCTCTCCAATCAACAATATAATCTTTGAACGGACTTTGTGCTGCGTTGAGCTACGACTGATAAGGATGCCGGGAGACTAAAATAGCGTTATATGTTAATGTTTAACTGCTAATAATTCAGTTGCCAGTTTCTATTCAGCACTAGCCTTCCTTATTTACAAGGCAAACAGACTGCATGAAATGGTAGCTGGGTTacattttcacaaaagaaaggGTCAAGCTGACAATAGTTATCATTGCGCCGCAGCAAGTACTTTTATTCGCTGTTTAGACAGACCATACTAGTAACGTTCTACCTCTTCTCTATGATTAGCATCCTCCTTCACCAGCGTGTCAGCTcctacatttcatttttaaaacctgcCTACTGTTCGTAATTGTAAACGTTTGAATCCCATGCAATTTCGGACTGAGGTTGCAACAGCCAACAACATTCTAGCTCCCACCTTATGCAACAAACGTTAAGTATTGACAATGGATTTAAAATCAATTACATTGTAATCTACAGTGAATGCAAAGACCTGCTCAGTTGACCCTGGTCATTACGATTGCAACACTcaatcagcaaaaaaaattgttcaccAGACTAAGTATGAGAATGGCTGCTCACAAAAGTTTTGTCTTAATGTATAGCTGCTACTAATCATTTCACTTATTAAACATTACATCTCATAATTCAGTTTGTAAGTGAAACTATGGGGAGCCAGGAAAAGCAGTTAtctctcttcagaaaaatgaaatgaaaattaatgcaaatgaCACTGAAACAGGGATCTATAGGTTTTAAGGGAggagtttggcttttttttttttttaaatcagaccATTGTAACAGGACAGTGATGTCACATTGCAGTTCCTCTAAAAGGAGGAAACAATTGTACACACATCCTAAAAACTGCAGTTTGTAGAGAAGAAATCACATTACAGACCTTCAAGTTTAGTGTTCATATAACCTTGTTGAAAAACTGAGagcatttggaaaatgtttaaaaattagaaCATGCATAGAAAAGTAAGAAGTTGCTCCAGTAATTTACAAGAGAACATTGAAAGACATTTCAAGAGTTCACAAGGAAGTACAGCCACGGTATTCTTCataaacattttccttaaaTCCACCTCTAGCATTCAGTGAGGTGTGGCATAAAAACAGTTGTACCGTGACATTTTAAGATCTACCCATATTTGCTAATGGTGGGCTCAAACTCTTGGTGTTAGTTCAAAACCAGAGGAACTCAGGAAGCATTTCTCCACACAGGAATTTTAGCTATCATTAACTTTAATATAAATCTTTTCGCAGGTACTACTTCTCAGTTACATCTAAATGTgaatttgttaatattttataaagcatCAGAGTATTTGTTAAtcaacgggggggggggggggggggggtgttggtggcTCCCCTCCCCAAATACTTCAGcattaggaaaataattccaAACATCATTGGACTAAAAATGGTTCTTCTCTAGAGTCATCACATTACATCATTTACAACCATGACGAATGTACTGGTATGCCAACATCACTATTTTTACTTGTCTACTTATAAAATCTCAAATTCCAAGTTATTCCAAAATAATGATGAAACTTTACAAGAGTCACTGTAAATTGTGTATTTACACTATAAACAACTTCTACTACATTTGCAACTTTGCATCAATAGTTTAAAAGCATCGATATTTTAAAAGCACCCTTACAAACAAAAGTATTGCACTGGCATCATAAAAATTCACAGTAAGTTTAACTTCCAGACCTTGGTAAAACAGTGCAAGAGCTTTTCATTGTGCAAGAGCTTTTTATCCAAACATTCccaagttattaaaaataataaaaaaatatattacacGCTGCAGTGATATTTCTGTGAATTAGGTTTGTTTCGGTTTTAGTTCTCACTTCTTAAGAGATCtaatttatgttttgaaatggTGAAAGATACACACAAAAACTATCCAGTCCAACACTGATAATAGGTGCGTTTGGCAGAGATAGGGCTCTATGTGTCCATTTTATACAGAGTCCACAATGGGTGCAGAGATTATTCCACAATGAGAGAATCCTATTGCATTGAGTAGGGAATTCGCTTTCCATAATTTGCAGCACTTCCCCCACTTTTAGAGGCAGTAACTTCAATAGTCGTGTCTTCAACAGACCCTGAGGATAATACATTAAGAAAAGGTTACTCCAAAATAGTCTTAGAACTTAGTTAGTAATTTAAAACTCTAAACTGTTATTTAAACTCAGTCTCAAAAGTATTTCTCCTCATGTTTAACAGCCAGTTGGGACCCAAATAAAAAACTCATCAAGCCAACAGCCCATCTCCAATGGTGACCAGGTATGGATGTCTCAAAGGTGTTAAGAACACAACATGCAAGTAATCTCCCCTCAGGATATTATCTCAACTGCCACTTACTGCCCCAGGTCTTCCTGAGCCAAATATATCCTCTGTTCCTTCCTCTGGTTTTTTGAATCAGTACAGTTTTATCTGTCACATTCCCCCAAGCCAAATAATCCCAGACCTCAGTTACATAGCACGTGCAACTCACTGCTTTGTCTGGGGAGAGGCATTCCCTACGTACCGTTTCCATACCTCTTATGACTGTCCAGACCTCTAGAATATTTTATACTCTGCATCTCTTCAGGCTGACGGATCCTAATCTACTTGTTATTCCTTTAATAGAATTCATTCCATATCTTGACAATTCTCACCCTTCTCACTCACTTCTactatataatttttaattttctgaagttataATTAATAACTTCAGAAAGTTATTAATGCCAAGAACCAGAAAATTATCTAAGTGACAAAAATGCATAAATGGTTTCTGCAAAGACACTTCCTTATTAAGGCAACAGCTCATTTTCCAACCacttgcagggtttttttgtttggtttttttttaatattaggtGAAATCTGAAGTTAATGGCTCAGGAAGCTCTTCTAATGGCCACtatggtggtggggtttttttttgtttgtttggttttgtggggtttttcgtggtgtttttttcccctcctctctgtTGACAGTATCTGCCCAAACATGTTTAACCCGTTTGGTTAAGTTCATAAATATCTCCAGATGGGGAGAGGATATAGTCTATCAGTAAGGGATGATCTGATTCAGATAGTTGTTtatgagaagaaataaagtacTTGAGATGGCCTTACCTCAAAAGGGAACCTGAATTATCTTTGGAGGTGCAACAGTTTGTTATCCCTTATTTTACCTTGAAAGTTAAAATCATAGCATTTATGTTACACATTGTAACATAACTCTTACACACTCCCTCTGTCTTGGTTCCTTCTGAATTACAATTACTAATGCAATTGTACTGAAGTTTGTTTACTCTACCATTAGAAGCTGCTGTTTACTTGGGAGAGCTTGTAATAAAGCGCTCCATGCATCTGCCTCTATAGTTAATAATAAACCATAGATTAGATTATTCCTAATTAAAATCAGTAACATGTaagatttgaaatatttaaaaataacagataaCTTTCACTACTAGAAGTTTATTACAgcaacccccaccccccccgtcTATGTGTGCGTATTGAAAGCAGGACCATCTATGGAGATAGCATAACATCTCCTGAACTCAACACCTATAATTGCCGTAGTCTTTAGACAAAAAAGGTTAGGCATAGTCATTtaacaaatgtaatttcttaGCTGCAATTATGGATATCTGTCAGTTCTAAacccatttcagaaaaaaaataaaaagtctaaaaaagaaaatgactaaTTTTCAACAGCCTGTTTTCTAATTGCAGATGTAGTTAATAATAAACTAAACAGCAGGAACAAatcttttaaagctgtattGCTGTTCTTACTCCCCCTCCTACAAGTTTTCTATTAAGCAATAGTTATCTATATTCTATGTACCTACTGTAAGAACTTCCTCTCAGGAAAGTTCTGTGGCTTTCATGAAAGACTATTTCCACATGAACTTTTCTGTAATCTAACAGTCGCTTCAAGATTTAATttcaaggagcagcagaaaaagctgGCCTTGTATGCAGTGAATCAGAACTGCAAGATGTTCAGAATCCTTTCATAGTTCAGACACTTAGTGCAAAACTGTTTTTAGAGTTccttcagaaaaggattttaCATAGTGAAGTGAAAGCTTgacttccccctcccccccattttCAAGGCATTAGGCatgcttttcttcctaaataaaCATGCCATATTAATGAACACACTAGGAATATTCTGAAAGGCTTGATGATCTTCAACACTGCTTCAAAGTTGGACCTAGACGCTTTCTTTACGCACTGGATAGTAGCGCATCTTTTTCAAATGACTGAGGGTCAAGGGCAAGTAGTTTAACTATTGATTGCATTTATGAGTTCCAAACTATTAGCTACACACTCTGCCTCTAAGCTAAATACAAGCCAgcatttcacttttctgtggTTGTTCTCCAAAAACAAGCACGTGACGTCGCTGAAGAGGGAGCTTCCCCTCACAAGAGCTCATGTGGGTAGCGGTTGATGACCATGTCGTTACCCCACACGTACTTCTGGGTGACGTGAGGAGTCCCTCCCAGGGCCGCTTCAGGACCGCGCGGCCTCTGTGCCCGCAGCGCGAGGGACCCTGTGGTGAGCGCTCGGTCACACGCCAGCGGCCTTGTCCGTTCCTCGACGCCTGCAGGAAGGATCTTCGCCACCTGACCACCTCGCTCGCTCGATGTCTGCTGTCGCCGCAGTGGAGAAAGACTCCCCACAACTTTACTTTAACCGTGCGTGAGCGAGGGGCAACCGAATCTCAGGGAAGAGAGCTCTCAGGGTCCAGCCGAAGTTCGGGGTCCCGCCCCCAGCTCCGCTCTCGCCGGAGGCCCATCCCGGCAAGGGGGCACGCCCCGGGCCCGGCCTTCCCGCGGCCGCGGCCCCCCGGCCCTCACCTGCTAGAGtcggcggggcggccccgcgggCCCCCGGTGCGCTGCAGCTCCAGgtcggcggcggcggggcgggagcgcGGCGCGGGGGCGAAGGCGGAGGAGAGGCGGAGGCTGAGGCCGTGCACCAGCCCCCGCAGCACGCTGTCCCCGCGGCCCTTGGGCGGCGCCAGCCCCACGTCGTCGCGCAGCTCCTCCGGCGGCACCTCCAGGTTGCCCGCGTACCAGAACACCCACCAGATGAGGCTGAGGAAGATGCCGATGCCGCCCGCGTAGATGAGCAGGTCGGAGAAGAACACGTCGGCGAACACGCCGGCCAGCAGCACCGCCAGCCCCAGCGCGTCGAAGGCCAGCGCCAGCCAGAAGGCGACCACGCAGCGGCCCAGCCCGCCGGGGGCCGCCATGGCGGGGGAGCGGCGGCAGCACCGCCGCCTCGGGCCGCCCGCACCTCAGGGGAaggcggggcgcggcgggggcggtGCCGCACCTGAGGGGGACGTCCGGGCCACGCCCCCGCTTGCACCTGCGCGGGGACACGCCCCCGGTTGGGGCTCTGGCCACTCCCCAGCGGCCGCCGaggcgggagggagggggcgaGGGCGAGCTGCCGTCCCCAGGGCGGCCCCCGGGGCCCCGCTCCCACCTCCGGCCGAGGcccggctgctgcagctggcctCGCCCCGCCGGCCGTGTCGGCTGCCCCGGGCTCCTCGAGGCGGCTGGCGCAGCTGGCTCTGCTTCCAGACGCCGCTCCGCTCGGTAAGAGAGCGGCAGGAGCGGCTGTCGGCGTTCTGGAGCTGAGGTGTCCCTTGCGCGGGGCGGTGGCTGCCATTTCCCTGTGCAGGTGGGTGTGAGACGGGCGCAGCCGGGCCCGATCACCGCTCCCGCGGAGGCCGTGTCCCCTCAGGCGGGGCCCTGTCCCCTCAGGCGAGGCCCTGTCCCCTCAGGCGGGGCCCTGTCCCCTCAGGCGGGGCCCTGTCCCCTCAGGCGAGGCCGTGTCCCCTcaggcggggccgggcccgTACCCCAGCCCCCGGGCACTGCACTGCGGAGGGGAACGGGCACCGTGTAGGCCTCTGCCCTGCACAGAGGCGGCAGGTGGTAGGCAGGAGAGATTTCCAATACAGTTATAACGTGCACCTGCAAAGTCAGAGACTACTTTAGCTGCGTACCTGAGGAGGTTGGCTTCAAAAGAGTGGCTAGAATGTAACTTCAGGTTAACAAGCCAGAAACTAGTTGTGGATCCAGGATGAAAAATCCAGCAAGTAAAAGAGTTATGTAAAAGGCAGGATACATATTTCACTTCACCCTGGTGTCAGTTAATGACCTGGTACGTGTCTCAATGATCCCAAGTCCCAGATGCAAGAGCTACATTTGGCTGTAGGCTCTCCTGTGTGTTCATTCTAAATAAACGACTAACTCATAGGAAGAATAAAATCCACATCAGTAGTGTTACATCTTATTTAACTGTCAGAATCCTGGATACCCTACCACATAAATTCAACTATACAGAGtatgtatttcatatatatcttttttttcccccagtgggTTAGTCTGTAGCTGTATTGGTCAGAGGCTTTACAGGTCTTACCTAGCTGTATGAACTCCAGCGCTGCAACCACAGAAAAGGCAAGACCAGCTGCTGCAGTCCCAACGCAGGTTGGCTCAGGGTGCTGCAGAATTTCAAGGCAGTGGctgttaatattttcagtgtgaagGATGTTTTTCCACACCTACAGGCTAGCACAGTTCACCGTTAAACACTCATACAGAAGTTACAATcttaatttcataattttctgcacgttacaaattaagaaatattttaacatgaaTGATCAGATAAGACGACACATTTCCAGAAGGCGAGTTCTGTATCACTCTCTGACTTTGCCGTTACCAAAGTGAAGTAGTATTTTGTAGCCCAGACTAGAAAGTGATAGGATTATTTTTGGACAAGATTGGATCTTTTCATTAGCATGCATCTAACAGGGATCATTGATTCAGACTTGCTTTTTTGGCCAAGATTTGTTTCTTCAGGGTAGAGAACTAGAGGTCACGGGTTACAGAAAGTTGACACTATGGATCAAGCAGAATCTTTTCATATTCTTTAGTGTTTCTTTTACCACGTTTTATTTAGCATCCAGTTACTTTCTGGGTAGCAAATCTATCGATATGGGATGTCCTAAACAGgagatggggttttttgaacTCTGCAAATGAGGCTGGTTACATACTGTTGATTAACCTTGTCTCTTTATGACCTTTTTATTTGGACTTGAGTAAAATACTGTTAATGAAGACTCTTCATCACAAATCTGCCCTGTATTCTCTCTGAGAAGTATGTGAAGTAATCATACAGAAAGGAACAATTCGGTTATTCtgtaaaatttcaaatatatctatacacacacatacaacaCCTTTCGGTTATGCAGTGTATGTTTTACATGCCTTTATGGGACTGGTTCACTTAGCTGGCACACCCGAATTCATACAGCCTTTGGTGTTTTTCAGATGGAAGAAACGAGTATTGCAACAAGCATGCAAGGATACCCTCAATTGTTCTGGTAGCAGAAATGAGGCTCAAAAGTGAAGGTAATGAGATTCTGCTTCATGCTGTAAAGTATAAATGGTCAAAGCATACAACTATAAAACTGTCCAATTGTCcatgttttgggggtttttgtttttttttttttttaaatacacaagtATCCTAAGTAAAAATAGCTTAAAAGAATACATTGTTTGGCTTGTTATCAGGCTGCCAACTTAAATATCTGGAATAAGATTGATAGATGTCATGCTGTTTTCCTTATATTGAAcaacttaagaaaaaacagtagcagctatttcacattttaaatcacATGTTAAATAGATTACTGCGCTTGGTATGCATGCTTCTTGCTTCAGCCCTTGGCTGTTCCAATACAAAGCTATGCTTCAGGAAGATGTCACTTCTGCAatatttctcagtgtttttctGCAATAGTCCCCTCCCTGCCCGTTTGACACTTAAAGAATTTGAGTTCTTTTAGTTTGGGCcaagaaaagataaaaggtaAGAAATAAAGCCAATTAAGATAATGAGTTTATTTGTTCCAGCTCGTCAGTTAGAAGGAAATACAAATGAATCATTACAGGTCTCAGTGAAAAAAGCTCTTAGGATCAGATTTTCTTAAGCAGGTATTTTACTTCATCACtatatttgtttaataaaaagacaCTACTGAATGACTATATAAAATGCGTTACAACAGACAGTGTTCATGCTGACTGTGGCCTGCGCGCTTTCTTGGGTGTTTCCTTTGGCGTTTTTGAAGACTTCTTGGTTGACTGTATTGATTTGCCAGCTTTGGGTGTTGCGAAAGATTTTGCTTCAGGCTTTTTGGGAgtctttttcatctctttttcttttattgcttcCTTTGGCATACTGAGCTGCttggcttttttctgttttgctgatgtCTGCAAGCCTGCACGCTCTTCTGTAACTCTGTGTTTTGGTTCTGGAGTCTCCAGAGTGAGAGGTTGCTTCTTTCTCTTACCAAGGGGTGTTTTAGTTTTCCTGCCCAGCTTGTCACCTTTTTCTGGACTtggttctgttttctgtatttaagacacacacaaaaaattaccTTTCCACTTAAGGAACATCTTTACTGTTTTTCAAGAAGCATCAATGGAAGCCATTATAAATGACACATGCTTTCTATCAATTGAACTGTGCCCTAGCCCAAAACTTCAGTCTGGAAACGGAGGATTAAACACAGAACTAAATCATAAAAAGATAACAAAATAGCAAGAAAGTAAATAGATTTAAGAGATGCAAGGATCCTCTTGGCCAGGCAAGTCACTGACCTCTGCTGGCAGAGCCTTAGACCACAGTCCTCTTCTCGCCGCATTTCCAGGCGTAACAGATTGAACAGAGATCAGCTCCATTTGAGGTCCAGCTGTACGCACTCAACTGCACTCCTACCTGCGCACTAGGCCGAGCATTCCCTAGAGCTCATCCCAAGTGGCCCTCAAGAGAGAAggctgctctcagcagcagagTGCACAGAAGAGCAGCTTGAAGCAAGCAGTATGAATTTTTTTGGTGGGCCTGCACATAACCATAGTTTTAGTTTGGGCATCCCTGAAGAGGTCCATCATTAGAGTTTAAGGGTATGCTCCAATCATGAATGCAGCATAACAATAACACTTAAATTTATGACTTAGTTTTATTCATCCAAATATCGTTCCTAGATATTTGTTAAACAATGAGTATTATCAGTCTGATTGTTTTGCAGACATGTTAATGACATGATCCGCATCATCTCCAATAGTGGCAACAAGAAGTCTGTACAGTGTTTCACGCAAGCTGCTAGCTCTCAATTTATATTACATGACTGTTAATGCTGCATATTACTATCCTAGAGAATGTTATTTTCGTTTTCCTCAGGTTTTGTACTCCAGACAGAgatacattaaaatacattaacatttaattttacaagacattttgaattaaaaaaaatatgatttactTAAGTATTAAGCTGTTTCTCGATCATTTACCCTTTCTTCTGACTTCAGGCTTGTTATTCGACCTAGACAAAATTGCTgctattcagaaaaatacatagaaGGACAATAACCACTGGCTTTACAAAAAAACATCGGCCCAAGGCACCCCCCCCACTCAACTCTTGCTttcatatttgcaaaaaaatccagttcaCTTGAAGTGAACACACACTGTTCCCTAACGAGCAATGAACAATTTAAACAGTTCAAAATCTTTAGTTTTAACTAAAATGTGAGTTTCTCAATATTATTATACAATTACCTTCAGCTCCTCTAAGCTGGTTGTTTGCAGAGGCACCAGTTGTGGAatttcttcatcatcatcacctGGTTCTTGGActactacattttcttttatcgCAAGCTCCTTGGTAGCAGCACCAGCATTAGTTTCAGTTGTCAAGGTGACTTGACTTGAATTCAGTTTTTTAGCTGCCTTCTTcgtttttttgttctttcccttctAGAATTAATTGGAAGTACATCTCAGACAAATCCCCATAACATTTCTAAATGTATAATGGTTGTTTTAATATGGTTAAAAATAAGATGTTCTAgcaacattaatttaaatattgttgTTTAATGGACCTAGAGCGGTCTACcatatgtaaaatatgaaagaatGCATTACTTTCAGATGTTTATTATAAATAGCtcataaataaacaaactaaaGTAGGTGAGCCCCCCCCCATACATACAAATGTATAAGCTTGTGAATTATTCAATGCCACTGACTAGCCAACAAGTAATGGATGCGTAATCTGAATCCATGTTAACAAGTTAGTGAGTATTTTCAGAAGGCAGATATGAATAAACAATACAAGCAGAAGTTCTAAGAACCAATCTCAGCTCCCTGCAGTTTATGGCTAAAAACATTTGCCGTACTGATTTCCAGTTTGCTTTACAACCTATCAAGGAGTTTCCATGATTTCCTTAGGATTACTGAGTATTCGAAGCACTCAAGAGTCAGAAGCACCCAATAACCTATTTCTAGCCATCAACGCCTGGCAGCGACTGCTAAAACATTTAAACCCAACAAACCAGACACTATACTGCATAAAAGGAAGCCAAAGAACTTCTTGTTCCTATTTGGTTTTATGGAAagtttgaagaatttttttttttacctttacttccttttttttgacAGATGGCTGTCTGTCAAGCTCATCCAAGTTGGAGATATTTGCAGTAAAAATTGGAAGTGCAACTGATTTCAGTGTTTTGAGGTGaagaatttttacatttttccaatTCTGCAACAACAGAACCAGTatattatgtaaaaataagaagGCTGAATTAGGAGCTGACTTGGCTTTGATGCAGTGAATCAGCAGTACCTTTGGTAACTTCTTAGCAATCACATCAGCTGCTGCAATGACGTTATCTAGTATCTCATCAGCTTTCATTCCAGTGTGACCTATGCGCGCGGTACTGAAAGAAGCGAAGAGAAGTATTTGTAGGTGGGCAAATAAACATACTTCCAGTTACTTGTCCTTAGGCATACCCCAAAATTGAAATGCCCACTCATCTTCAATTGCCGTAACTTTCATAAAGGATGGCTGGCTACTGCAGAAGTCTTTTGTAGTAACGGTCAGAACAGACTCACCCGTATTAACCTTCCTGTACTGGAACACGCAACTGCTGCCTTCTGTTGCTAAGCACATTACCAATTTAGATCCTTTTAGACGCATCATGAAAAAAAGTTGTACAAGAATAGAATATTTTAGAAGTAGTTTTTATCTAAtttaacagtaatatttttctaagattGTACATGCTGTTTGACAGCCACAGTTGCCTAGAAATTCCttgcatatgaggaaaaagagacaaaaagcaaagctttacAGTAAAGCTTGTTAGTAAGTAGAACTACCGATTTATTTATACAGGTTCAAAATGGCCCCTAACTGGAATGGTGACCTTTAACCTCTTTTATTCACATattaatggaataaaaataactcaaaatTGCAACAGTTAAGGTACAGCCGTCCTTCAAGTGAAGTATTAATCTACTCATACTTACTAACAGCACCCTTTGTTGGTAACTGGGAGGGTAGTCCCCTGGATATGTTTTTGTAGCTCCTTAGCAAGATTTTTGGCTTTCAGGTTTACAGATAAAGGTGCcctaaaaaagaaagaggggaaatttaaaaaacccaacccaaccaaGCCCAACCCAACCTCCCAAAACTTTACTAAGGAGAatctcatctttaaaaaagataatgcaatggaaatacagaatttaaagacttactttttcctttcataaaagTGTTTTCCTAGATGTGAGGGCAACAGCCTTCTAATTCGGTCATCAGACAGAAAGAGATCAAATCTGTTCAGGAGGCGGCGCTTTGCTTCAAATAGTTTATACTCCTTTTTGAGAGTTTTGTATGAGATGATCTGCAGTGCAAGTAACAGTTTAGTCTCCCCGCTGAAAACAGCCTAGAATACTTCTTAGAACTGCACAGAATTAACTTGCATAACCGATAGTCTGTCATTACTGCAGAATGCCAACGACAATCAATGGAAGAGGAGACAGAACTTTTCCATTTAAGAATCAAACAATATGGATCTCTTGCACAGTAACTGCTAATCACCAAACGGAACTTGAGTACACAGTAACATCTGAATCAAGGTTAAATACAaggataaaattattttctagttttattGCTAGTAGCGTAAACAATCCAATCCAGCTGCAAAGAACTCAAATATTCTTTTACCTTGTGAGTTTTTCCAGTTGCTTACTCAAACTAAATATTAAGCATTCATCTAGCAATTACATCTGGTTGCTAAAGAGCCTGCTCAAATTGAAGAAGTTACTCTGAGTAAATTTTGAAGTTTAGAAAAACTACAGTTTGAACAGTCAGAAAAACTAGAGATCATTAACTCAGAACCACTGAGATTAGACTATTAAACAGTGGAAAATAGCAACTACTTCCCTTTTCACTGGCATCAGAGGAAAGAAACGACAGTACTGTACTGTACCATCACATCTCTCTTACCTGGCTAACACTTCTGATCCCATTCTGCATTAGAAGTTTCCTGTACA
This genomic interval carries:
- the RSL1D1 gene encoding ribosomal L1 domain-containing protein 1, which gives rise to MEPQRLDRAQVKKAVGALQAFARSKARGDALLLNESESVHLLVTVWKVPRAAQVVRIPLPHGIRPETAEVCLFTKDEPNLSAEQTENLYRKLLMQNGIRSVSQIISYKTLKKEYKLFEAKRRLLNRFDLFLSDDRIRRLLPSHLGKHFYERKKAPLSVNLKAKNLAKELQKHIQGTTLPVTNKGCCYTARIGHTGMKADEILDNVIAAADVIAKKLPKNWKNVKILHLKTLKSVALPIFTANISNLDELDRQPSVKKKEVKKGKNKKTKKAAKKLNSSQVTLTTETNAGAATKELAIKENVVVQEPGDDDEEIPQLVPLQTTSLEELKKTEPSPEKGDKLGRKTKTPLGKRKKQPLTLETPEPKHRVTEERAGLQTSAKQKKAKQLSMPKEAIKEKEMKKTPKKPEAKSFATPKAGKSIQSTKKSSKTPKETPKKARRPQSA
- the LOC142603954 gene encoding transmembrane protein 238-like; protein product: MAAPGGLGRCVVAFWLALAFDALGLAVLLAGVFADVFFSDLLIYAGGIGIFLSLIWWVFWYAGNLEVPPEELRDDVGLAPPKGRGDSVLRGLVHGLSLRLSSAFAPAPRSRPAAADLELQRTGGPRGRPADSSRVC